A window of Saccharomyces eubayanus strain FM1318 chromosome XII, whole genome shotgun sequence contains these coding sequences:
- the PAU4 gene encoding seripauperin PAU4, with amino-acid sequence MVKLTSIAAGVAAIAAGASATTTLAQSDERVNLVELGVYVSDIRAHLAQYYLFQAAHPTETYPVEVAEAVFNYGDFTTMLTGIAPDQVTRMITGVPWYSTRLRPAISKALSKDGIYTVAK; translated from the coding sequence atGGTCAAATTAACTTCAATCGCTGCTGGTGTCGCCGCCATCGCCGCCGGTGCCTCCGCAACTACCACTCTAGCTCAATCTGACGAAAGAGTCAACTTGGTTGAACTGGGTGTCTACGTTTCCGATATTAGAGCACATTTGGCCCAATACTACCTGTTCCAAGCCGCCCACCCAACTGAAACATACCCAGTCGAAGTTGCTGAAGCCGTTTTCAACTACGGTGACTTCACCACCATGTTGACCGGTATTGCTCCAGACCAAGTCACTAGAATGATCACTGGTGTCCCATGGTACTCCACCAGGTTGAGACCAGCCATCTCCAAGGCCCTATCCAAGGACGGTATTTACACTGTCGCCAAATAG